From a region of the Panicum virgatum strain AP13 chromosome 2K, P.virgatum_v5, whole genome shotgun sequence genome:
- the LOC120665911 gene encoding D-3-phosphoglycerate dehydrogenase-like isoform X2 gives MAGARLASRLTHSPAHQLSRTAAAAAAAAAASWRRRRDSVSLPRGSVSRMSCSVGSSKVTRVLFCGPYFPASTIYTKEYLQSYPFIEVDEVGLEQVPDVIQNYHICVVKNRRIDSDIIAKATQMKIIMQYGVGLEGVDVNAATEHKIKVARIPGSKTGNAVSCAEMAIYLTLGVLRKQKLMDNAVNQKDLGSPTGETIFGKTVLILGFGAIGVEIAKRLKPFGVKILATKRNWSLGSLSCDIEGLVDKKGGPEDMYELAGEADIVITCLLQTSETVGIVDNMFLSVMKKGSYLVNIARGRLLDYKVVFDHLESGHLGGLGIDVAWTEPFDPNDPILKFSNVILTPHVAGVTEYSYRTMAKVVGDVALQLHSGEPFTGIEFVN, from the exons ATGGCGGGAGCAAGATTAGCATCAAGGCTCACACACTCGCCCGCACACCAGCTCTCTcgcacagccgccgccgccgccgccgcagctgcggCCTCTTGGCGCCGTCGCCGGGATTCCGTTTCCCTCCCGCGAG GTTCTGTTTCCAGAATGTCCTGCTCAGTTGGAAGCAGCAAGGTTACAAGGGTGCTATTCTGCGGCCCCTATTTTCCTGCTTCTACTATTTACACCAAGGAGTATTTGCAGAGCTATCCATTTATTGAG GTTGACGAAGTAGGCCTTGAGCAGGTACCTGATGTTATTCAAAATTACCATATATGTGTAGTAAAAAATCGACGCATAGATTCAGATATCATTGCCAAGGCAACCCAGATGAAGATTATTATGCAGTATGGTGTTGGGTTAGAAG GCGTTGATGTAAATGCTGCTACTGAGCACAAAATTAAAGTTGCACGGATACCTGGGAGTAAGACAGGAAATGCGGTGTCTTGTGCAGAGATGGCAATTTATCTTACCCTCGGTGTTCTGCGGAAGCAA AAGTTGATGGATAATGCTGTCAATCAGAAGGACCTGGGCAGTCCAACAGGAGAAACAATATTTGGAAAAACA GTCCTTATCCTGGGGTTTGGAGCCATTGGCGTGGAAATTGCCAAGAGGCTAAAACCATTTGGCGTAAAAATTCTTGCTACAAAAAGAAATTGGTCATTAGGCTCATTGTCATGTG ATATTGAGGGGCTTGTAGATAAAAAAGGTGGACCAGAAGATATGTATGAACTTGCTGGAGAAGCTGACATAGTCATAACATGCTTGCTACAAACCAGTGAAACA GTTGGAATTGTTGATAATATGTTCCTCTCAGTGATGAAAAAG GGGTCATATCTGGTCAATATTGCTAGAGGACGTCTATTGGACTACAAGGTTGTGTTTGATCACCTCGAGTCAGGTCATTTAGGTGGTTTGGGCATTGATGTTGCTTGGACAGAACCATTTGATCCAAATGATCCAATTCTGAAATTCTCGAATGTTATTTTAACACCACATGTGGCTGGAGTCACCGAATACTCTTACAGAACTATGGCAAAG GTTGTTGGTGATGTTGCTCTCCAGCTTCATTCAGGAGAGCCATTCACCGGAATTGAATTTGTGAACTAG
- the LOC120665911 gene encoding D-3-phosphoglycerate dehydrogenase-like isoform X1 has product MAGARLASRLTHSPAHQLSRTAAAAAAAAAASWRRRRDSVSLPRGSVSRMSCSVGSSKVTRVLFCGPYFPASTIYTKEYLQSYPFIEVDEVGLEQVPDVIQNYHICVVKNRRIDSDIIAKATQMKIIMQYGVGLEGVDVNAATEHKIKVARIPGSKTGNAVSCAEMAIYLTLGVLRKQKLMDNAVNQKDLGSPTGETIFGKTVLILGFGAIGVEIAKRLKPFGVKILATKRNWSLGSLSCDIEGLVDKKGGPEDMYELAGEADIVITCLLQTSETVGIVDNMFLSVMKKVCTFPSDTLIWRIQEVEIGEVLKRIKGGKAMGPDGIPIEGSYLVNIARGRLLDYKVVFDHLESGHLGGLGIDVAWTEPFDPNDPILKFSNVILTPHVAGVTEYSYRTMAKVVGDVALQLHSGEPFTGIEFVN; this is encoded by the exons ATGGCGGGAGCAAGATTAGCATCAAGGCTCACACACTCGCCCGCACACCAGCTCTCTcgcacagccgccgccgccgccgccgcagctgcggCCTCTTGGCGCCGTCGCCGGGATTCCGTTTCCCTCCCGCGAG GTTCTGTTTCCAGAATGTCCTGCTCAGTTGGAAGCAGCAAGGTTACAAGGGTGCTATTCTGCGGCCCCTATTTTCCTGCTTCTACTATTTACACCAAGGAGTATTTGCAGAGCTATCCATTTATTGAG GTTGACGAAGTAGGCCTTGAGCAGGTACCTGATGTTATTCAAAATTACCATATATGTGTAGTAAAAAATCGACGCATAGATTCAGATATCATTGCCAAGGCAACCCAGATGAAGATTATTATGCAGTATGGTGTTGGGTTAGAAG GCGTTGATGTAAATGCTGCTACTGAGCACAAAATTAAAGTTGCACGGATACCTGGGAGTAAGACAGGAAATGCGGTGTCTTGTGCAGAGATGGCAATTTATCTTACCCTCGGTGTTCTGCGGAAGCAA AAGTTGATGGATAATGCTGTCAATCAGAAGGACCTGGGCAGTCCAACAGGAGAAACAATATTTGGAAAAACA GTCCTTATCCTGGGGTTTGGAGCCATTGGCGTGGAAATTGCCAAGAGGCTAAAACCATTTGGCGTAAAAATTCTTGCTACAAAAAGAAATTGGTCATTAGGCTCATTGTCATGTG ATATTGAGGGGCTTGTAGATAAAAAAGGTGGACCAGAAGATATGTATGAACTTGCTGGAGAAGCTGACATAGTCATAACATGCTTGCTACAAACCAGTGAAACA GTTGGAATTGTTGATAATATGTTCCTCTCAGTGATGAAAAAGGTATGTACATTTCCTTCTGACACACTGATatggagaattcaggaggtagagatcggggaggttTTGAAGAGGATaaagggaggtaaagcgatgggccctgatggtatccccattgag GGGTCATATCTGGTCAATATTGCTAGAGGACGTCTATTGGACTACAAGGTTGTGTTTGATCACCTCGAGTCAGGTCATTTAGGTGGTTTGGGCATTGATGTTGCTTGGACAGAACCATTTGATCCAAATGATCCAATTCTGAAATTCTCGAATGTTATTTTAACACCACATGTGGCTGGAGTCACCGAATACTCTTACAGAACTATGGCAAAG GTTGTTGGTGATGTTGCTCTCCAGCTTCATTCAGGAGAGCCATTCACCGGAATTGAATTTGTGAACTAG
- the LOC120665911 gene encoding hydroxypyruvate reductase-like isoform X3, with translation MAGARLASRLTHSPAHQLSRTAAAAAAAAAASWRRRRDSVSLPRGSVSRMSCSVGSSKVTRVLFCGPYFPASTIYTKEYLQSYPFIEVDEVGLEQVPDVIQNYHICVVKNRRIDSDIIAKATQMKIIMQYGVGLEGVDVNAATEHKIKVARIPGSKTGNAVSCAEMAIYLTLGVLRKQKLMDNAVNQKDLGSPTGETIFGKTVLILGFGAIGVEIAKRLKPFGVKILATKRNWSLGSLSCDIEGLVDKKGGPEDMYELAGEADIVITCLLQTSETGSYLVNIARGRLLDYKVVFDHLESGHLGGLGIDVAWTEPFDPNDPILKFSNVILTPHVAGVTEYSYRTMAKVVGDVALQLHSGEPFTGIEFVN, from the exons ATGGCGGGAGCAAGATTAGCATCAAGGCTCACACACTCGCCCGCACACCAGCTCTCTcgcacagccgccgccgccgccgccgcagctgcggCCTCTTGGCGCCGTCGCCGGGATTCCGTTTCCCTCCCGCGAG GTTCTGTTTCCAGAATGTCCTGCTCAGTTGGAAGCAGCAAGGTTACAAGGGTGCTATTCTGCGGCCCCTATTTTCCTGCTTCTACTATTTACACCAAGGAGTATTTGCAGAGCTATCCATTTATTGAG GTTGACGAAGTAGGCCTTGAGCAGGTACCTGATGTTATTCAAAATTACCATATATGTGTAGTAAAAAATCGACGCATAGATTCAGATATCATTGCCAAGGCAACCCAGATGAAGATTATTATGCAGTATGGTGTTGGGTTAGAAG GCGTTGATGTAAATGCTGCTACTGAGCACAAAATTAAAGTTGCACGGATACCTGGGAGTAAGACAGGAAATGCGGTGTCTTGTGCAGAGATGGCAATTTATCTTACCCTCGGTGTTCTGCGGAAGCAA AAGTTGATGGATAATGCTGTCAATCAGAAGGACCTGGGCAGTCCAACAGGAGAAACAATATTTGGAAAAACA GTCCTTATCCTGGGGTTTGGAGCCATTGGCGTGGAAATTGCCAAGAGGCTAAAACCATTTGGCGTAAAAATTCTTGCTACAAAAAGAAATTGGTCATTAGGCTCATTGTCATGTG ATATTGAGGGGCTTGTAGATAAAAAAGGTGGACCAGAAGATATGTATGAACTTGCTGGAGAAGCTGACATAGTCATAACATGCTTGCTACAAACCAGTGAAACA GGGTCATATCTGGTCAATATTGCTAGAGGACGTCTATTGGACTACAAGGTTGTGTTTGATCACCTCGAGTCAGGTCATTTAGGTGGTTTGGGCATTGATGTTGCTTGGACAGAACCATTTGATCCAAATGATCCAATTCTGAAATTCTCGAATGTTATTTTAACACCACATGTGGCTGGAGTCACCGAATACTCTTACAGAACTATGGCAAAG GTTGTTGGTGATGTTGCTCTCCAGCTTCATTCAGGAGAGCCATTCACCGGAATTGAATTTGTGAACTAG